The genomic region GGCGCGGAGTGGTGTTGGTGGGGCGGGATCAGGACGATTCCGGGGTCTGGCGGAGGGCTGTGGAGATCGGTGCCGACCATGTCCTGTTGTTGCCGGATGGCGAACAATGGTTGGTCGACCGGATCGCCGACGTGGCCGAAGGAGTCGGACCGCCTGCCCTCACCGTGGGCGTGATCGGCGGTCGCGGCGGCGCCGGATCCTCCACGCTCGCCTGCGCGCTCGCGGTCATCTCCGCGCGCCAGGGACGGCGCACGCTCCTCGTCGACGCGGATCCGCTGGGCGGCGGACTCGATGTACTCCTCGGAGGAGAGGCCGCCGAGGGTCTGCGCTGGCCGGCCTTCGCCGCGTCGCACGGGCGGGTCGGCGGCGGCGCACTGGAGGAGTCGCTGCCCTCACTGCACGCCCTCCGGGTCCTCAGCTGGGACCGCGGCGACTGCGTCACCATCGCACCCGAGGCCGTCCGGGCCGTGCTGGCCGCCGCCCGGCGGCGGGGTGGGGCCGTGGTCGTGGACCTGCCGCGCCGGATCGACGAAGGGGTCGCGGAAGCCCTCGCCCAGGTGGACCTGGGCCTGCTCGTGGTCCCCGCCGAACTGCGCGCCGTCGCGGCGGCCGGCCGGGTGGCGTCCGCGGTCGGCATGGTCCTGAAGGACCTGCGCGTCGTGGTCCGCGGACCGTACGCCCCCGGTCTGGACGACAGGGAGGTCGCCCGACTCCTCGGGCTGCCACTGGCCGGCGAAGTGCCGGTGGAGACGGGGCTGTTGGCTGCCCAGGAGCGAGGCGCTCCGCCCGGCGCGGACGGCCGGGGGCCGCTGGCCCGCTTCTGCTCGGCGTTCTGGGACCGGGCCGCGGTCGCGGGAGGGACCGCATGAGCGGGGGCACGCGCACGCGTGGCGCCGCGCCGACGCAGGCGGGGTTCTCGGGCGGGCGTACGGATGCGAGTCCGCCTCCACGTCCGGACACGAGGGTGACGGGTCAGTGGGCGGGTGGCGGACTGCCTGCGGATACGGGGCCGACGGGGCGGCGGCGTACGGGCATGACTGAGCTTTCTGACATGGAGGTAGCGGGTCGGCGTGCGGGCGTGGCTGGGCCTGTGGAGGTGGGGCTCGCGGGTCGGCGTGCGGGCGGGATTGGGGCTGGGGAGGCGGGGACGACGGGTCCCCGTACGGACGTGGCTGGGCCTGGTAACGCGGGGCTGACAGGTCGGCGTGCGGGCGGGACTGGGGCTGGGGATGCCGGGCTCGCGGGTCGGCGTGCGGGCGTGGCTGGGCCTTCTGGCATGAGGGTGACCGGTCGACGCACGGGCGGGAGCGGGCCTTTGGACACGGGGCTGCTGGACGGGGTCCGGCAGTGGCTGGCCGAGAGTGGGGCCGAGCCGACTCCCGCGCGTGTGGCGCAGGCCCTGCGGGAGCAGGGGCGGGTGCTCGGGGACGCCGAAGTACTCGGGGCGGCCGAGCGGTTGAGGTCGGAGCTGGTCGGCAGTGGGCCGCTGGAGCCGTTGCTCGGGGATCCCTCGGTGACCGACGTGCTGGTCTCGGCGCCCGACCGGGTGTGGGTGGACCGTGGCGGCGGCCTGGAGTTGACGGACGTCTCCTTTCCGGACGCGGCGGCCGTACGACGCCTCGCGCAGCGCCTGGCGGCCGTGGCCGGGCGGCGGCTCGACGACGCACATCCCTGGGTCGACGCCAGGCTCCCGGACGGCACCCGTCTGCACGCGGTGCTACCACCGGTCGCCGTCGGCTCGACATGCCTGTCGCTGCGGGTCGTACGGCCACGGGCCTTCACACTCCACGAGTTGGTGGCGGCGGGGACAGTGCCGCCGGGCGGGGACCGGCTGCTGCGCGCGCTGCTGGACGCGAGGCTGTCCTTCCTGATCAGTGGGGGCACGGGCAGCGGCAAGACAACACTCCTGAGTGCCCTGCTGGGCCTCGTCGGGCCGGGCGAGCGGATCGTGCTCGCCGAGGACTCGGCGGAGCTGCGCCCCGACCATCCCCACGTCGTACGGCTGGAATCGAGACCCGCGAACCAGGAGGGCGCCGGACTGGTCACGCTCCAGGACCTGGTCCGCCAGGCCCTGCGGATGCGGCCGGACCGGCTGGTCGTCGGAGAGGTACGAGGGCCCGAAGTCGTCGCTCTGCTGGCCGCGTTGAACACGGGTCACGAAGGCGGCTGCGGGACCGTACACGCCAACGCGGCCTCCGGAGTGCCGGCCCGTCTGGAGGCGCTGGGCACGGCCGCCGGGCTCGACCGGGCCGCTCTGCACAGCCAGGTGGCGGCCGCGCTCTCGGTGGTGCTCCATCTCGTACGCGACCGGGCCGGGCGGCGGCGGATCGCCGAGGTGCATGTGCTGGAGCGGGATCCGGCGGGGTTGGTGGTGACGGTGCCGGCGCTGAGGTGGGGCGCGGAGGCATTCAGGTACGAGCGGGGGTGGGAGCGGTTGCGGGAGCTGCTCGGAGGCGGCGGTGACATCGGCGGCATCGGCGGTGTGGGCGGCATTGGTGACATCGGCGGCATCGGGGATGGCGGGGTTGTCGCGGACGGCGGTGTGGCATCGGCCAATTCGGTGAATTTCGTGGGCTCGGTGGGAGGGGTGAGGGGCTGTGACGGGGGTCGGTGAGGTGTCGGTGTCCGTGAGCGCGGCGGTGGTGTGTGCCGGGGCGGCGGCCTGGCTGATGGGCGGGCAGGGGCCAGGGGCGCGGCGGACGCGGTTGGTGTGTGCGGGCGGTGGGGCCGTGGGGGTTGGGCCACCTGCGTGGGAGTGGGCCGTGCGGGCCGGAGAGCGGCTGCGGCGGTTGCACCGGATGCGGGGCGAATGGTGGGTGCTGGTCGCAGGGTTGGTGGTTGGTCTGCTGGGGGCGTCCGTGCTGCCGCTCGTCGTGGGGGCGCTCGGGGTGCCGCTGGTCCGACGGGCCCGGCATGCCGGGGCGGAGCGGCGGGCGCGGGAGCGGCGGACCGACGCGGTTATCTCGTTGTGCGCGGCGCTCGCCGGGGAGGTACGGGCCGGGCGACAGCCGGGCGAGGCCTTGCTGAGCGCGTCCCGGGACTCGGACGGGCTCGGCGGCGGGCAGGCGGTGGTGCTGGCGGCGGCCCGGTTCGGCGGGGATGTGCCCGGTGCGCTCGCCGACGCGGCGCGGCGACCGGGAGCCGAGGGACTGCTGGGCCTCGCCGCGTGCTGGCGCGTCGCCGTGGACCGGGGTGCCGGACTCGCGGTCGGGCTCGACCGGCTGGAGGGCGCGTTACGTGCGGAGCGGGACCAACGGGCCGACCTGCGTGCCCAGTTGGCCGGGGCGCGGTCGACGGCGGTGCTGCTGGCGGGATTGCCGTTGCTCGGACTGCTCCTCGGCACCGCGCTCGGCGCCGATCCCCTGCACGTCGTGCTGCACACGGGCGCGGGGCTGGGCTGTCTGCTCGCCGGTGGGGTCCTGGAGGGCGTCGGCCTGTGGTGGGTGCTGCGGATCGTACGGGGAGCGGAGGCGGGATGAGCACGGAAGTTGTCCACAGGCTGGGGGTCGTGCTGTGCGTGGCGGTGGGGATGTGGGTGCTCGCCCGGGCCCTGGGCGCGGCGCGGCGGGAGCGGAGGGTGCGAAGGCGGTTGAGGGCGGTGTCGGCCGTGGATTCCGCCGTGCTGAGAGGGGCGGCCGCGGAGTCGGTGTACGGCGGGCGGCGTCTGGACATGCGCGGTGAGCTGAGGCGATGGCTGCCGGTCTGCGGGGCTGTGAGCGCTTGTTGGGCGGTCGTCGGGGGTGGGACCGGGGTCGTGGTCGGGCTGGTGGCCGGCTTTGGAGTGTGGCGGTGGCAGCGGAGACCGGCGCCCGTGGAGGAGTTCGACGCGGCGTTGGCCACGCGGCAACTGCCGCTCGCCGCCGATCTGTTGGCTGCCTGCATCGCGGCGGGGGCCAGTCCCGCGGTGGCCGCCCAGGCGGTGGGGGAGGCGCTGGACGGGCCCGTGGGGGAGCGGCTGGCGCGGGGTGCGGCCGAGGTGCGGCTCGGAGGCGAACCGGCCGAGGCGTGGCGAGGGTTGGCGGCCTTGCCCCGGGCCAGGGCGCTGGCCAGGTTGCTGGAGCGGGCCGGCGAGTCCGGCGTACCGGCGGCGGGGCCCGTCGCACGCGTCGCCGCGGAGGCCCGTGCGGAGTGGGGGCGCACCGCCACGGCGCGTGCTCGGCGGGCGGGTGTTCTGGTCACCGCGCCGGTGGGGCTGTGTTTCCTGCCCGCGTTCATCGCGATCGGCGTGCTGCCTGTGGTGATCGGGCTCGCGGGTGGAGTGCTGGGCGGAGGTGGTGGCTGACGTACGGAACGGGGTGAACGACGACTGATCAAGGTCAGTCCGAGGCCCGAGGCCCGAGGCCCGAGGCCCGAGGCCCGAGGCTCAAGGCCCGAGGCAAAGGTCAATGGCCAAAACGTCAACGACCGAAACATCAACGGAACAGAGCTGTACGGGGGTTCGGATGAGCAAGGTAATGCGGGTACGAGTGCGGGTGCGGGCGTGGGTCCTGGCGGGCAGGGTCTGGAAGGCGCGGCGGGATGCCGGAATGGTCACCTCCGAATACGCCATGGGGTTGATCACGGCGGTGGGGTTCGCCGTGGTGCTCTACGAGGTGCTGACCAGCGGGCAGGTGCGTGGCGCTCTGCAGGACATCGTGGGGCGGGCGCTCAATGGGCAGTTCTGAGGCTGGGGCGTCCGGTGCGGAAGTGTCTCTGGAGATGTCCCGCGACCGGGGTTTCGTGACGGCGGAGGCGGCCGTGGTGCTGCCCGCACTGGTCGCGCTCACGATGGGGCTGGTCTGGGCGTTGATGGCGTCGGCCGCGATGATCCAGTGCGTGGACGCGGCCCGGGCGGGCGCCCGCGCGGCGGCCCGGCAGGACCCGCCGGGCACGGTGATGGCGGTGGCCCGTGACGCGGCGCCGAGCGGCGCGCGGGTCACCGTCCGGCGGGAGAGCGACATGGTGCGCGTACGGGTCGAGGCCAACTCGCCGGGGCCCGACGCGCTGGCCCTCGACCTGACGCACGAGGCAGCGGCCCTGGCCGAGGAGACGGTGGGGGCGACCGGATGAGGAGGCAAGGACTCCGACCGCGTACGAGGACGACGACTGGGGCGGCTACGAGAGCGAGTACGAGGTCGCGTATGCGGTCGCGCACAAGGCTCTTCGCAAGGCTTTTCGAAAGGCTTTTCGAAAGGCTCTTCGCGAGGTCCTCCGCAAGGTCGTCCGCGAGGCCCTTCGTGTCGGACCGAGGGTCTGCGACCGTCTGGACCGTGGGCGCGATCGCCGTGCTGTGCGTCGTCTTCGGTGCCCTCCTCGCCATGGGCCAAGCGGTGGTGACCCGTCACCGCGCCGGTGGAGCGGCCGACCTTGCGGCGCTCGCGGCGGCCGATCGCTGGATGGACGGTGGTACGGAAGCCTGCGCACAGGCGGACCGGGTGGCACGGGCCCAGGGCGCCCGCGTCGTGCGGTGTGCCGTCCAGGGCGAGATCTCGGACGTCACGGTGGCGGCGGGTCGAGGACCGTTGACGGCGGAGGTGCGTGCGAGGGCGGGCCCGGCAGGGCCCGTAGGGCCTGTGGTTCCGGCCAGCCCTCCCGGACTGGCGGGGCCGATGGGACCCGCTGGCCGGGCGGGATCGGCGGGATCGGCTGGTCCCGGCGGATCCACGACGTCGGTCGGCGCGACCGGCCGACCCGTCGAGGATGTCGAGGAGGTGGGGCCGTAGTCCTCAGCCCCCGCCGTAGACCGGCAGGAGCCAGGAGCCAGGAGCCAGGAGCCAGGAGCCAGGAGCCAGGAGAACAGGAGCCAGGAGCCAGGAGCCAGGAGAACAGGAGACAGGAGGCGGGAGACAGGCAGCAGACACCACACCGCGCCTCAGCCCTCCCCAACCTGCTCCTCCACGGCTTGCCCCTCTCCGGACGGCCCCTCTCCGGACTGCCCTTTCCCGGACTGCCCTTCCCCGGCCCGCCCCTCCGGCGCCCCCCTCAACAGCACCGTCAGCAACCGCACAGCGCCTCGCTTGTGCAACGGCTCGTTGCCGTTGCCGCACTTGGGGGACTGGATGCAGGACGGGCAGCCGGCGTCGCACTCGCAGGAGGCGATGGCCTGGTGGGTGGCGGTGAGCCACTCGCGGGCCGTGTGGAAGGCGCGCTCCGCGAAGCCCGCCCCGCCGGGGTGGCCGTCGTACACGAAGACGGTGGGCAGGAGGGTGTCCGGGTGCAGCGGGACGGAGACGCCGCCGATGTCCCAGCGGTCGCAGGTGGCGAAGAGCGGCAGCATGCCGATCGACGCGTGCTCGGCGGCGTGCAGGGCGCCGCCGAGGATCTCGGGGTTCACGCGGGCGGCGTCGAGCTGGTCCTCGGTGACCGTCCACCACACGGCCCGGGTGCGCAGCGTACGAGGAGGGAGGTCGAGTTTCGACTCGCCCAGCACTTCACCGGTGATGACGCGACGACGCAGGAAGGAGACGACCTGGTTGGTGACTTCGACGGATCCGTAGCACAACCGGCCGTCGCCCCAGGGGACTTCGATATCCGTCTCCAGGACGGAGATGGAGGTGGTGTCGCGGGCGACCGTCGAATATGGAGGGTTGGCCTCCGCGACCAGGGCGACGGAGTCGTCCAGGTGCAGCTTCTCCACCAGGTACGTACGGCCCTGGTGGAGGTGGACCGCCCCTTCGTGGACGGTTGCGTGCGCGGCCGCGGCGTCGACCGTGCCCAGCAGCCGCCCGGAACCGGCCTCCACGATCTGTACCGGACTGCCTCCGCCGCCGCGGATGTCGGCCAGGTCGGCGGCCCGCTCCCGGCGCGTCCAGTGCCATGCCTTCGTACGGCGGCGCAGCAGGTTCGCGGCCTCCAACTGCGGCAGCAGTTCGCCGGTGGCGGGACCGAAGAGGGGCAAGTCGTCGTCGGTCAGCGGCAGTTCGGAGGCCGCTGCGCACAAGTGGGGTGCGAGGACGTACGGGTTGTCGGGGTCTAGGACGGTGGACTCTACCGGCTGGTCGAACAGGGCATCGGGGTGGTGGACGAGGAACGTGTCCAGTGGGTCGTCGCGGGCGACCAGGATCGCCAGCGACCCCTGCCCGGCGCGGCCGGCGCGGCCCGCCTGCTGCCAGAGGGAGGCGCGGGTGCCCGGGTAGCCGGCGATGACTACGGCGTCCAACCCGGAGACGTCGATGCCGAGTTCGAGGGCGGTGGTGGCGGCTAGGCCGAGGAGTTCGCCGGAGTGGAGGGCGCGTTCGAGGGCGCGGCGTTCCTCGGGGAGGTAGCCGCCGCGGTAGGCGGCCACGCGGCGGGCCAGCGAGCGGTCGATCTCGGAGAGCCGTTCCTGGGCGATCACCGAGATCAGTTCGGCCCCGCGCCGGGACCGTACGAAGGCGACCGAGCGGACGCCCTGCACGGTCAGGTCGGTGAGGAGGTCGGCGGTCTCGGCGGTGGCGGTGCGGCGGACCGGAGCGCCCTTCTCGCCGTGGAGTTCGGTGAGGGGCGGCTCCCAGAGGGCGAAAACCAGTTCGCCGCGTGGTGAGGCGTCGTCAGCGACCTCCAGCACGGGCAGGCCGGTGAGACGGGAGGCGGCGACCGAGGGCTCGGCGGCGGTCGCCGAGGCCATGAGGAAGACGGGAGAGGAGCCGTAGCGGGCGCACAGGCGGCGCAGGCGGCGCAGCACTTGGGCGACATGGGACCCGAAGACGCCCCGGTAGGTGTGACATTCGTCAATGACGACATAGCGCAGGGCGCGCAGGAAGGAGGACCAGCGGGGATGTGACGGAAGTATCCCGCGGTGCAGCATGTCGGGGTTGGTGAGCACGTAGTTGGCGTACTGGCGTACCCATTCGCGTTCCTCGACGGGCGTGTCGCCGTCGTAGACCGCGGCGCGTACGGCATTGCCCAGGGGTTGTGAAAGTTCCTTCACGGATCGTCGCTGATCCGCTGCCAGCGCCTTCGTCGGGGCGAGGTACAGCGCGGTCGTGCCACGGCCGTTCGGCGCCTCGGAGCCGTCGAGGAGCGTCGACAGGACCGGGACGAGGTACGCCAGGGACTTCCCGGAGGCCGTGCCCGTGGAGACGATCACCGACTCGCCGTCCAGGGCGTGCTCGGCGGCGA from Streptomyces sp. NBC_00878 harbors:
- a CDS encoding type II secretion system F family protein, which codes for MSTEVVHRLGVVLCVAVGMWVLARALGAARRERRVRRRLRAVSAVDSAVLRGAAAESVYGGRRLDMRGELRRWLPVCGAVSACWAVVGGGTGVVVGLVAGFGVWRWQRRPAPVEEFDAALATRQLPLAADLLAACIAAGASPAVAAQAVGEALDGPVGERLARGAAEVRLGGEPAEAWRGLAALPRARALARLLERAGESGVPAAGPVARVAAEARAEWGRTATARARRAGVLVTAPVGLCFLPAFIAIGVLPVVIGLAGGVLGGGGG
- a CDS encoding TadE family type IV pilus minor pilin; the encoded protein is MSRDRGFVTAEAAVVLPALVALTMGLVWALMASAAMIQCVDAARAGARAAARQDPPGTVMAVARDAAPSGARVTVRRESDMVRVRVEANSPGPDALALDLTHEAAALAEETVGATG
- the ssd gene encoding septum site-determining protein Ssd, translating into MAGAITHDRLSAAEGRQGGPLIVTEDADLLDDLLRLCAAAGARPEVHHGVPERGGGWETAPLVLVGDDAARRVRGAARRRGVVLVGRDQDDSGVWRRAVEIGADHVLLLPDGEQWLVDRIADVAEGVGPPALTVGVIGGRGGAGSSTLACALAVISARQGRRTLLVDADPLGGGLDVLLGGEAAEGLRWPAFAASHGRVGGGALEESLPSLHALRVLSWDRGDCVTIAPEAVRAVLAAARRRGGAVVVDLPRRIDEGVAEALAQVDLGLLVVPAELRAVAAAGRVASAVGMVLKDLRVVVRGPYAPGLDDREVARLLGLPLAGEVPVETGLLAAQERGAPPGADGRGPLARFCSAFWDRAAVAGGTA
- a CDS encoding Rv3654c family TadE-like protein; this translates as MSDRGSATVWTVGAIAVLCVVFGALLAMGQAVVTRHRAGGAADLAALAAADRWMDGGTEACAQADRVARAQGARVVRCAVQGEISDVTVAAGRGPLTAEVRARAGPAGPVGPVVPASPPGLAGPMGPAGRAGSAGSAGPGGSTTSVGATGRPVEDVEEVGP
- a CDS encoding type II secretion system F family protein, giving the protein MTGVGEVSVSVSAAVVCAGAAAWLMGGQGPGARRTRLVCAGGGAVGVGPPAWEWAVRAGERLRRLHRMRGEWWVLVAGLVVGLLGASVLPLVVGALGVPLVRRARHAGAERRARERRTDAVISLCAALAGEVRAGRQPGEALLSASRDSDGLGGGQAVVLAAARFGGDVPGALADAARRPGAEGLLGLAACWRVAVDRGAGLAVGLDRLEGALRAERDQRADLRAQLAGARSTAVLLAGLPLLGLLLGTALGADPLHVVLHTGAGLGCLLAGGVLEGVGLWWVLRIVRGAEAG
- a CDS encoding DUF4244 domain-containing protein encodes the protein MSKVMRVRVRVRAWVLAGRVWKARRDAGMVTSEYAMGLITAVGFAVVLYEVLTSGQVRGALQDIVGRALNGQF
- a CDS encoding DEAD/DEAH box helicase, which produces MAFNHLPAGVHDALGPLSVTPVTHSMPMAKNHRSDRTSTDTASRPAPGEILDRLASGPSRASRITHTEHLPPREGRHAVWPDRIRAEVIAAVQSAGIEHPWAHQALAAEHALDGESVIVSTGTASGKSLAYLVPVLSTLLDGSEAPNGRGTTALYLAPTKALAADQRRSVKELSQPLGNAVRAAVYDGDTPVEEREWVRQYANYVLTNPDMLHRGILPSHPRWSSFLRALRYVVIDECHTYRGVFGSHVAQVLRRLRRLCARYGSSPVFLMASATAAEPSVAASRLTGLPVLEVADDASPRGELVFALWEPPLTELHGEKGAPVRRTATAETADLLTDLTVQGVRSVAFVRSRRGAELISVIAQERLSEIDRSLARRVAAYRGGYLPEERRALERALHSGELLGLAATTALELGIDVSGLDAVVIAGYPGTRASLWQQAGRAGRAGQGSLAILVARDDPLDTFLVHHPDALFDQPVESTVLDPDNPYVLAPHLCAAASELPLTDDDLPLFGPATGELLPQLEAANLLRRRTKAWHWTRRERAADLADIRGGGGSPVQIVEAGSGRLLGTVDAAAAHATVHEGAVHLHQGRTYLVEKLHLDDSVALVAEANPPYSTVARDTTSISVLETDIEVPWGDGRLCYGSVEVTNQVVSFLRRRVITGEVLGESKLDLPPRTLRTRAVWWTVTEDQLDAARVNPEILGGALHAAEHASIGMLPLFATCDRWDIGGVSVPLHPDTLLPTVFVYDGHPGGAGFAERAFHTAREWLTATHQAIASCECDAGCPSCIQSPKCGNGNEPLHKRGAVRLLTVLLRGAPEGRAGEGQSGKGQSGEGPSGEGQAVEEQVGEG
- a CDS encoding TadA family conjugal transfer-associated ATPase, which codes for MRVTGRRTGGSGPLDTGLLDGVRQWLAESGAEPTPARVAQALREQGRVLGDAEVLGAAERLRSELVGSGPLEPLLGDPSVTDVLVSAPDRVWVDRGGGLELTDVSFPDAAAVRRLAQRLAAVAGRRLDDAHPWVDARLPDGTRLHAVLPPVAVGSTCLSLRVVRPRAFTLHELVAAGTVPPGGDRLLRALLDARLSFLISGGTGSGKTTLLSALLGLVGPGERIVLAEDSAELRPDHPHVVRLESRPANQEGAGLVTLQDLVRQALRMRPDRLVVGEVRGPEVVALLAALNTGHEGGCGTVHANAASGVPARLEALGTAAGLDRAALHSQVAAALSVVLHLVRDRAGRRRIAEVHVLERDPAGLVVTVPALRWGAEAFRYERGWERLRELLGGGGDIGGIGGVGGIGDIGGIGDGGVVADGGVASANSVNFVGSVGGVRGCDGGR